Sequence from the Castanea sativa cultivar Marrone di Chiusa Pesio chromosome 12, ASM4071231v1 genome:
TCAAATTTCACGTTACATTTGGAAAAGAGCAAGCCCATCAACGAATAAGTCGAACTATTGGTCTAACGCTCTGTTTATTTCGAAATAAAATGgattcaaatgtaaaatattttgcaagtaaaatattttattgaaaatatttttattttactatgtTTGGCTGTGTGGCTATGTAACTGAAAATAACATTGATAGAgtactgattttgcctatcttcaagtcgtccatacaggtcgtccgTAACCCGGCtggaattgtaaacaccctcagaaaccTACCTGTAACTACCTCGTCCAAGGAAGAAGAGCCTTGGACGAGGTAAGCGCCACCAAAGAATGAGGTGCTCGTCCAGAGTGCTGACAAcctcgtcttgaaggaattCGTCTGTTAGACGAGACAGCCCCTGCGCATGTGCCAAAGTACACTCGATGAAGGAAtgccaggacgagggtatcatacttaaaaaaatcttcgaatataatgtgataattccTTATCTCACGCATAActgccaggtatccgttgtgaaatagaagcatAACTCCtgaacggttatggaagttacaTTTAATCCTTGCGCCTtcttgaatccaggggaggttccaatttcgataaccgtctatgagaacactatataaagactgattcagacaaagcaaaggtacgtTTTGATTTTACTCCCAAaaaattggaactccaaaaatatagagagaaaaactaactttgccattggagggtttttggccgacagccccggtcacctttgattcgtttttctttctttcttcagggCGTTGAGAGaacaagtggtcctttcaagtccgaagcatccaacctactgatcttctttgcatcatcaaacaTGATACCATTTTCAAGTGTCTTCTATTTCACagaaagataattttttttttcaaatctcacATCCCAACAAGTCCAAGAAACCACCACCAAATTGGCAAAACTCAACCCACCACCACTCCACTGACCACCCACACCACCAACAGATCGGAAAAAAACCATACACCAGCACTCCACCAACCACTCAAATCCACATGTTggagaggataaaaaaaaaatcgtcagCCCATCACCCATTGCAACCCACAATCCCAACCACCACCATGTCCCAGCCACCCAACAAAAATCCATAAACCTAGCCTTAAAATTGAGATTGGTAAGCTATAAGCCCATGTAgcattaaaaaactcaaatcagTAACCCCATGTACCAAATCTAAGCCAATGGGTGAGCTATTGAAGATGGAGGAAGAGATGATGGTAGTAAAGCCGGTGGAGGTTGAAAATAACGAAAAAAAAACTCAGGAAGTTCAAACCTGAGAATTAGTGTGTTGAGTTGACCACGGCGGAGGTAAGGCCGATGATGGGTGGCACCGACAATCGGATCGTGGCCAGTGCTGAGTGTCTTGGTGGTCTGTTTGTGGGAGAGAAGGGCTGGatggtgggttgggttatgGAGAGGAGATTGGGAGAGTGTGACTACGTGAGAGTGAGAAAGAGGCACAGGTATCCGGAATGAGAGGGtagaaattgtaaaatattttaccaatatttcaagtgtataatattttagacaaatttgtctttgttggtttggttgactgaaaatattttactgcaaaacaaatatggtaaaatgtgaaaatattttcctgaaaatattttacattgaaacaaatGAAGTATAAATTTcagttattgaaaaaaaaaatgttattaacgGGTGCCCTTAAGACAATGattaacaatccatttaaaaaaattttgtcataacttttataggaaatgaaattttttattgtttttggcataaaatcttttttaaaagagaaatgatatgttcgtaatattttcacaacatttttacaacaaatcctaagtgacagATTGTTACTGGTTGCTATTGTTGAGCACAaaataattctaatttgaattaataataactaatcacatgtgatttgttataaaaattttattgacgTAGCACCCCTCATTTCTAAAATGGTTTGTAACTTTGAATCCACGGAATTGAAGGTTCGGGAAAGAAGCGGGTTTCAAATAAGATCACCACATACAAAGGGAAAGGGTGGACAAACCAATTGTAACCACATAAATCCgacccaaaaccaaaacccataataaaattcaaacccaGCCCACCAATCCATCGAAAAACCGACCCAcaaaaaagagatatatataAAGCACAAAGAGAGCCAAAAAGATTTCACAACCTCttcttttgtgtgttttgttaaaagttaaaacaaaccTCGGTGGCTTACAATTCACGCACGAAACCACCTTCAGGTCCGTCCATTTTTCTTCTATCTCTCTATCTTATAATTGATCATATCTAGGGGGTTGATTAGGGATTTTATTACCTCTTTCGTTTCTGTACGAGACTGTTTTGTAccttacttttgtttttgtttttgttttttgcctttttgaCGCGTGAAAGATTCTGAGGATCTTTGATTCGAACATGTTTTGATTCTCCAGATTTCTAATTATTCGAATATGTTATTTgtcactgatttttttttttcgatatATCTGATTCTAAATTATGTAGTTGCCCGATTTGATTGTCgtcgttttttttttgttttaatttaattttgttgccattaaatattctttaatttgtttaaactattattgatttttaagcTAGCAATCATAGTTTGGTGGtttttgaggggaaaaaaaaagcaaattgtATCAAATCATTTGTATCAAAACCCAATAAATGAGGGACGTGTGCAAAAATAAGTGCCTACTAAAACATGTCTTTTAATTGTTAGTGGGATAGATATTTTTTGCTGACATGTTTCATacttattggattttgataccAAATACCTTCTCTTTTGAAGGACTCTGTATGTATCTGTGTGTGAGCTTTTGCTCTTTGTTTGTTATGTTTGTTCATCAATATAATgcttgaattatatatatatatatatatatatatatatatatatatattttaaattgttatatttattatgttcaaaattttcagttaaaaactaatttttaatttgttttgataacATAGGAAACCTTTATAAAGAAGAGCCATTTGGACTTGTCTCTAGCTCATAAAACCTACGGGCAACTGACTCTACCATACCCGCCAGAATCAGTTGCTAGGTAATCTGTGGGCATTTATCCATGATGggctaattttaattttttctgtaCTGGTGGTTTCATTTAATTCTTGAGCTCCTTACTAAGAAAATGTgtaatttatagaaaaattttatgCTCCAAACAGGGCTTGCAAAGATTATATTATATGCTGGGATTGTGAACATGAGTTTCGCTATGATTGTTTGCTCTGATTTgttctgatttttgtttttgggtttttttaatttaaagaataTGCTCTTTATTGTTCTGTGGCTATTGGACTTATGCTAAACTTGTCACCCTTATTTATTCAGCTATTTGGTTTCTGTGATTTACATGTTTTAATTGCTGAGGTACCTTGTCATAGATTCATGATAAACACAAGTCATAGCTTTAATGTTACTCCATTTTCTCAATTTATGTGTGATATTATACTTATTTATACACTTTTGGAGCAATAACATTACTAAATTATAATTAGGAACACATAGAAACTGATTTGACACCTCCTATTTATGTCTTACCCAATGTATTAAAGCATTTTGGCTGGTAAGCACTtttgaaattctattttagtATTACAAGTGGACAATTGACaattaagtttaatgttaaaatAGTTTGGCATTGAAGGAATATTATATCAAGTgggattatattttattctcaaGTACAGGTCCGTAAGATTTTGTTTTCGGAATCCATGTGGTGGTATATGTCAATATGTAAGCATGTATAGTATTTTCAAGTAGACTCAGCTGGTATCAATTTCACTGGAACATTGCATATGTGAGGAAAATGATTATGGGTGTTCtcccccctctttttttaaatatttggcACTATGTTTTTGTTACCTGTTGCGTTGTATTAACCTCATGATAAGTCATAAGAGCACTATGTTTTTTTCACTCCATGTTTCATAATAATATGTAATGAGGAGATACTGTCTCATTTTGGCCAGTACTGTGGCTGGAGATACACGTTCTTTGGGAACATGTTATTAGTTCTTGTTGGAAGGTCGAAACTTTGCTTGAAACAGGTATTCTGGATAGTGTCACCTTGATAATAGTTGTTTTGTATTGATAATAATGTTTTGGAGTTGCTAGACATAACATATGATTGGTTCTGATGATACCTTTTCCAATTTACCAATTAATACACAGCCTTTGTGAGTTACATAACCTGAGTCAGTGCATGTGTGACCCTTTTTTTTGGTATCttatctttcaattttttctttattgtagATTTTTGGAGTCCTAGCATTTTTGCTGGTCTCCTTTTTGTTCTGAAATGTGTAATTTGATTAATGCTGTCTGTGCAGGTAATCAACTACTTTTTCTGTATCTACTATCACAATGGCAGATCAAGAAGCTGATAAGAATATTGAGATATGGAAGATCAAGAAATTGATCAAAGCTCTGGAAGCTGCTAGAGGCAATGGTACAAGCATGATTTCTCTAATCATGCCTCCAAGAGATCAAATTTCCCGTGTTACCAAGATGTTGGGTGATGAATTTGGTACTGCCTCCAACATTAAAAGTAGGGTGAATCGCCAGTCTGTGCTTGGGGCAATTACATCTGCGCAGCAAAGACTTAAACTATACAACAAAGTTCCTCCCAATGGGCTTGTGCTCTACACAGGAACAATTGTAACTGATGATGGGAAGGAAAAGAAGGTCACCTTCGATTTTGAGCCATTTAGGCCAATTAATGCATCCCTTTACCTTTGTGACAACAAGTTTCATACAGAAGCGTTGAATGAGCTTTTAGAATCTGATGACAAGTTTGGTTTTATTATCATGGATGGTAATGGGACCCTTTTTGGGACATTAAGTGGTAATACTAGAGAGGTTCTTCATAAATTTAGTGTTGACCTTCCAAAGAAACATGGAAGAGGTGGGCAATCAGCTCTACGGTTTGCTCGTCTTCGAATGGAGAAACGCCACAACTATGTGAGGAAGACAGCAGAACTTGCAACTCAATTTTACATCAATGCTGCCACCAGCCAACCCAATGTCTCAGGATTAATACTGGCTGGGTCTGCTGACTTCAAAACTGAGCTTAGTCAGTCAGACATGTTTGATCCTCGTCTTCAAGCCAAAATATTAAATGTGGTAGATGTCTCTTATGGAGGGGAGAATGGTTTCAATCAGGCCATTGAGCTGTCATCAGAGATCCTGTCCAATGTGAAATTTATTCAGGAGAAGCGCTTGATCGGCAAATATTTCGAGGAGATTAGCCAGGACACTGGGAAATATGTTTTCGGTGTGGATGATACGCTGAAAACTTTGGAGATGGGTGCTGTTGAGATACTTATTGTATGGGAAAATCTGGATATTAATAGGTATGTGTTAAAAAATAGCACTACTGGTGAGATTGTCATAAAGCACTTGAATAAGGAGCAAGAGGCTGATCAGAGTAATTTCCGTGCTCCTGTTGGCTCTGCTGAATTTGAGGTGCAGGAAAAGACGTCTCTGCTAGAGTGGTTCGCTACTGAATACAGGAAATTTGGTTGCTCACTTGAATTTGTCACCAACAAATCTCAAGAGGGATCCCAGTTCTGCAGAGGTTTTGGTGGGATTGGGGGAATACTCCGCTACCAGCTTGATATAAGATCATTTGATGAGTTTTCAGACGATGGTGAAGTTTATGATGATTCTGAATAgcaatcaatcaaattttccCTAATGCTGGTGCAGGAGAACAGGGCGAAAAGGCTGCACCAGTGCATGAGATGCCCGAgcttgctgctgctgctgctgctgcccCCCCAAGATGGAACTCGGATCTCAAAACCCCTTGCAAAAtatatgtaagtttttttttctttcttttcttctcttttctattCTTCTACTTATTTTTTCAGTCAGAACT
This genomic interval carries:
- the LOC142619710 gene encoding eukaryotic peptide chain release factor subunit 1-3-like; translated protein: MADQEADKNIEIWKIKKLIKALEAARGNGTSMISLIMPPRDQISRVTKMLGDEFGTASNIKSRVNRQSVLGAITSAQQRLKLYNKVPPNGLVLYTGTIVTDDGKEKKVTFDFEPFRPINASLYLCDNKFHTEALNELLESDDKFGFIIMDGNGTLFGTLSGNTREVLHKFSVDLPKKHGRGGQSALRFARLRMEKRHNYVRKTAELATQFYINAATSQPNVSGLILAGSADFKTELSQSDMFDPRLQAKILNVVDVSYGGENGFNQAIELSSEILSNVKFIQEKRLIGKYFEEISQDTGKYVFGVDDTLKTLEMGAVEILIVWENLDINRYVLKNSTTGEIVIKHLNKEQEADQSNFRAPVGSAEFEVQEKTSLLEWFATEYRKFGCSLEFVTNKSQEGSQFCRGFGGIGGILRYQLDIRSFDEFSDDGEVYDDSE